From the Anguilla anguilla isolate fAngAng1 chromosome 6, fAngAng1.pri, whole genome shotgun sequence genome, one window contains:
- the LOC118229600 gene encoding BOLA class I histocompatibility antigen, alpha chain BL3-7-like: protein MDSVPRRNWMREGRGHYLWNSVKRLNMEHWNRGRTDILKNYTGLNMSGAAVLQGRFGCEIERNPDSGVRLTRTFAQYGWNGEDFLSFSLSRLQWEASAGSAVPMKRKWNRDRDSTVETKNYIDFICVMHLLNSLAYETKENKETAELTAAVFAKRSRKPGKVILTFLVSGFHCSDMRVEVYRDDDIITEEDGLLSSGIRPNDDGTCQLRKSLDIANSTEASYSCEVQFRSLKRLVKWDGKIWDQGEPKQDYDTGHHYWWLIVPLVLVIALSLVFLIRMLRCRFV from the exons ATGGACAGCGTGCCCCGTAGAAATTGGATGCGTGAAGGAAGAGGCCATTATCTGTGGAATTCTGTCAAACGCCTTAATATGGAGCACTGGAACAGAGGCAGAACTGACATCTTAAAAAATTACACAGGACTTAACATGTCTG GTgctgctgtcctgcaggggAGGTTTGGCTGTGAGATCGAGAGAAACCCTGACTCTGGTGTAAGACTTACGAGGACCTTTGCTCAGTACGGATGGAACGGAGAAGACTTCCTGTCCTTCAGCCTCAGCAGGCTTCAGTGGGAGGCTTCAGCAGGATCTGCTGTCCCCATGAAGAGGAAGTGGAACAGGGACCGCGACAGCACTGTGGAAACTAAGAACTACATAGATTTCATCTGTGTGATGCATCTGTTGAACAGTTTGGCTTATGAAACCAAGGAGAACAAGGAGACAG CTGAGCTCACGGCTGCAGTATTCGCTAAGAGATCCCGGAAGCCTGGGAAGGTTATTCTGACCTTCCTAGTTTCAGGATTTCACTGCAGTGACATGAGGGTAGAGGTTTATcgggatgatgacatcatcactgaagaAGACGGCCTTTTGTCCTCTGGGATCAGACCAAACGACGATGGGACCTGCCAGCTGAGAAAGAGTTTGGACATCGCTAACAGCACTGAGGCATCGTATAGCTGTGAAGTCCAGTTCAGAAGTCTTAAACGACTGGTCAAATGGG ATGGGAAGATATGGGACCAGGGTGAACCAAAGCAAGACTACGACACTGGACATCACTACTGGTGGCTTATAGTACCACTGGTGTTGGTCATTGCTTTATCACTTGTGTTTCTCATTCGGATGCTGAGGTGCAGATTTGTTTGA
- the LOC118229597 gene encoding BOLA class I histocompatibility antigen, alpha chain BL3-7-like isoform X4, with protein MFPIYSFSLFWTLFGGTVSVSHSLLGTCYTAVNTDEFTCVLWLDGKAVDSYSSNGMDSVPRRNWMREGRGHSLWKSVKRLNMEHWNRGRTDILKNDTGLNMSGAAVLQGRFGCEIEGNPDSGVRLMRTFAQYGWNGEDFLSFNLSRLQWEASAGSAVPMKRKWNRDQGITVETMNYIDYICVRHLSDSLSFEAKESQETAEPTAAVFAKRSLSPRKVILTCLVSGFHCRDTTVEVYRDDDIITEEDGLLSSGIRPNGDGTCQLRKSLDISNSTEASYSCEVQFRSLKQLVKWDGVIWDMAAPRQGYNRRHHYWWIMLPLVLTILLLGLRW; from the exons atgtttcccATTTATAGCTTTTCACTGTTTTGGACATTGTTTGGGGGCACGGTATCAG TTAGTCACTCCCTTCTGGGTACCTGCTACACTGCAGTGAATACTGATGAGTTCACTTGTGTCCTGTGGCTCGATGGCAAAGCAGTCGACTCCTACAGTAGCAATGGCATGGACAGTGTGCCCCGTAGAAATTGGATGCGTGAAGGAAGAGGCCATTCTCTGTGGAAGTCTGTCAAACGCCTTAATATGGAGCACTGGAACAGAGGCAGAACTGACATCTTAAAAAATGACACGGGACTTAACATGTCTG GTgctgctgtcctgcaggggAGGTTTGGCTGTGAGATCGAGGGAAACCCTGACTCTGGTGTAAGACTTATGAGGACCTTTGCTCAGTACGGATGGAACGGAGAAGACTTCCTGTCCTTCAACCTCAGCAGGCTTCAGTGGGAGGCTTCAGCAGGATCTGCTGTCCCCATGAAGAGGAAGTGGAACAGGGACCAGGGCATCACCGTGGAAACTATGAACTACATAGATTACATCTGTGTGAGGCATCTGTCGGACAGTTTGTCTTTTGAAGCAAAGGAGAGCCAGGAGACAG ctgAGCCCACAGCTGCAGTATTTGCTAAGAGATCCCTCAGCCCTAGGAAGGTTATTCTGACCTGCCTAGTTTCAGGATTTCACTGCAGAGACACGACGGTGGAGGTTTATcgggatgatgacatcatcactgaagaAGACGGCCTTTTGTCCTCTGGGATCAGACCAAACGGGGATGGGACCTGCCAGCTGAGAAAGAGTTTGGACATCTCTAACAGCACTGAGGCATCGTATAGCTGTGAAGTCCAGTTCAGAAGTCTTAAACAACTGGTCAAATGGG ATGGGGTGATATGGGACATGGCTGCACCAAGACAAGGCTACAACAGGAGACATCACTACTGGTGGATTATGTTACCACTCGTTTTGACCATACTGTTACTAGGGCTCAGATGGTGA